ATCGGCTGATTGACTGCCGTCGTAATACCGGAGAAGGCTGTGATGAACATATATTTCTTCCACATATCTTTAAGAATGTGCGGACTCAATGTGCCGTTCAGGTTGGCCTGATTGCAGGCGATAGCAAGCTCTTCGCATATACTTTGTTGAGAAGGATGGAGAGGACCGAAATAAAGGTCGTGGAATTTACTGGTATGTACAACATGACCCATTTCATCCAATGTTGCAATAATATAGGCGTGACCGCCGATGACGGCCTCTTCTCCAAGCTCTTTTTGCAGAATGTGAATGTGCTCCATGCCGTTCAGGACCGGGTAAACTTTCGCTCCTTTTTCTACCAGCAGTTTCAGCCATTCCAGTGTGCCGCTTAAATGGTATCCTTTCACGGCTAGAAAAACGACATCAGGGTGTTCGATTTCTTCAGGGTGACGCGCGATTTGTGGGTTCGTTACTTCGTAATCTCCCATCGTGCTGTGCAGCTTCAAGCCGTTCTTCTCTATTTGATCCGCGCGTCCATCTCTGACTAAATTTACGACTTCGTGGCCGGCCTCTTCCCACCTTGCTCCGAAGTAAGCGCCAAGCGCTCCTGCTCCAAGTACAACGATTTTCATGTTTCTTCCCCCGATCGAATTTATTTCATCTGTGTTGTCGGTTCTGTGGTGAAGCTGGAAGTGACGACCCTGTTCATTTCAACAATGTCTTTAATGTGACCGTTCAAGTAATGAATGATGTCATTAAAACCGATAGACTTCATGACTTCATGGTAGCTTTCTTCACTCTCAAATATGCTCTGGCCGAGGAGAAGCTCTTCATCCTCTTCCAGTTCAATCAAATTGAGGATGCCCATGGAACCCTGCCGCCCTGTCAGTTCTTTTGAAAAATAGATCGTATGCTCAAGCGAACCGTGGGATTGCAGCATTTCTCCGGATTTCTTGGCCGTCTTCAGGAAATCATCCAGTTTCTCTTTCTTCACACGGAAAATGCATAACACCGTGTACATAAAAACGTCCCCCTTGAAAATAGGAATGGGCTTTTTATTCTGCTGCTTTTTTATCCAATGCTGTAGATCGGCCTGCGTCAATGAGAAGGATGACGGCAGTGATAGTGTGCAGGATCCATCCAATTACCGGAATCCATCCAAGCACGTTCGTTACGAGACCAAATACGCTTCCTACATAAGCACGGTTATCTTTAACGGCAATTACTAGTGTGATTAAATGCAGAATAAACATGGTCATAAGCGGAGCCCAGCCGCTGCTGACAATGAATAGACCACCGGCGATGGGAATAGCTAAAAGTGCTTCACATACTCCGGTCACCCATTTCAATATAGTGGATAGTTTCATTTCCGAGTCTCCTTGTTTAGGTAGTGTACATGGCAAGTTTTCACCCGATAACGGAGTTTTAAACATCTTAAGTGTTGGAGAATCGACCCTATTCTTATCCTATTCGACATAGATGGACGAAATCCTTTCTTCGTTAAAGAACAAACCCCGCCTTATAAGGGCGGGGTATTCATTGTTTTATTTAGATGCTTTTTGCAGTTTTTGTATCATTTTGATAGATCGTCCGGTACCAATCGCAACGGATTCCAGCGGACTTGGTGCCATATGCACAGGAACAGAAATTTCATTGGAAAGCCATTCCTGCATGCCGTTAAGCAAAGAGCCGCCGCCGGTAAGAATTACGCCATGGTCGACGATATCCCCACTCAATTCAGGCGGGCATTCTTCAAGCGTCGCCCGAATGGTTTCAAGCAGCTGTTCCAGGGACTCTTTCAATGCTCCTTGAATTTCCGTGGATTTAAGTTCGATTGTTTTAGGGAGGCCTGTGACCATATCTCGGCCGCGCACTTCCATCACTTCTTCTTCATGATCAATCAGTGCATAGCCGATCTCCATCTTCACCTGTTCAGCTGTGCGTTCACCGATTAAGACGTTATAAGCTTTGCGTACATACTGGATGATCTCCTCATCCATTACGTCTCCACCGGTACGGATGGACTTGCAGGAAACGACACCACCGAATGATATGATGGCTACTTCACTGGTTCCACCCCCGACATCGACGACAACGTTGGCGATCGGTTCATCTACAGGAAGGTCGGCTCCGATTGCAGCAGCAATCGGTTCTTCGATTAAATGGACGTGTTTAGCTCCATAACTTTTTACTGCGTTATGTATAGCACGTCTTTCTACAGATGTAGAGCCGGAAGGTGTACAAATCACGACCGTTGGTTTTCTCATGGAAATACCGGATTTCTTGGAAACTTTTTTCAATAGTTCTTTCAACATTTGGGCTGTCATATCGTAGTCGGCGATCACTCCGTCGCGTAATGGACGGACAGGGATGATATTTCTTGGGGTCTTTCCTACCATTTCTTTGGCTTCTTTCCCCACAGCTACCACATTCTTTGTTTCTGTATTGTAAGCTACGACGGAAGGTTCATTCAGCAGGATTCCTTTTGACTTAGAGTAGATCAGTATATTCGCAGTACCGAGGTCGATACCGATTTCAGCATTTGATAACATTTAGGCGTACCTCCAAAGATGACATATTTCTTAATTATATACTTTCTTTCATCATAGTTTTTTTATGGGGGTGGAACAAGAGGAAATTCGTGGTTAGGTCTATGGTGGTAGCGATGCTTGCAAGAGATGTATAATAGAGACAACGATAGATGGAGGAGTTTTTCCTTATGAGTTTTCTAAAACATGAAGAAATTATCAAAAAATGTGAGAAGATCAACCAGTCCTATGAAGTGGACCCGGCATTTTTCGATGACATTATAGATCATCTGCTGGATAGTGAGCAGGATACGGAAACAGTCATATTGGACGGTTTCCAGCGTTTATTGAAAGAAGTGGATGCAGAAATAGAACGTATGGAGGAATTCGCAGGTATGAAGCCGAATTGTTTCATGGGATGTGCATTCTGCTGTTATTTTCCAATAGTCGTTTCGAAGATGGAAGCGAGGATGATGTTCCGTTCTATTGAGCAATTCTCTGAGGACAGGAAGCAGGCTATCTTCCAACATTGGGATCGGTACTATGTCCGGCAGGAAGAGAAGTTGAACAAAGCTATGAAGATGGATCATGAAGCGCCGGAAACGAAGTTAGCCTACAAACAACTGGATCTTCCTTGTCCCATGCTGGATCCGGAAACGAAGTTATGTATGGCATACGAAGTCCGACCGATTCCCTGCCGTACCTACTTAAACTACAGTGATCCGCAAGTCTGTGCGAAGAACGATATGCCGAAGGAACCTTTCAGCTATGAGTTTCTTTACACGTATTACTTCGGGGCAGTGAATGAATTGATTCAGGCGTTGTATGAGAACGGGGAGGATGTCTTCGTAGATTATCCGATGGATGCCTGGCAGTACGATTATCTCCCTGCCTGGGTCCAACAATACAGAGAGGGGACATGGAGTGAATTATAAACTGTTATCCTTGAATGTCGGCCGTCCGGAAGTATATGCCACAGATAAGGGCGACCTTGAGAGTGCCTATCGGAAGAAACCTGTGAGTGACCGGGTTCCTTTGTCCTTCACCAACCTGGCAGGAGACGAACAGGCGGATAAAAAGAACCACGGCGGCCGTGATAAGGCGCTCTGCTTATACCCTGCCCAGCACTACAGGCATTGGGAAAGTCACTACGGGCATACGTTTTCCTTTCCTTCTTTCGGAAAAAACCTGACCGTGGAGGGAATTCAGGAAGCCGAGGCTCGAATCGGCGATATATACCAATTGGGTAGTGCGGTGGTTCAAGTGTCTGAACCAAGAAAACCCTGCTATATCATCGCACGTACCCATGGTATCGATGATTTTCCTGCGCGCGTCATCGACAGCGGGTTTACCGGATTCTATCTTCGTGTCCTGAAAGAGGGGGAGATTGCTGCGGGGGATATGTTGGCATTGATCGAAGCTCATCCGGAAGGTGTAACGGTTTCGGACGTCAATGACGTCAGGTACGGGCATAACGAAAGCCCTGCCTTGCTTGAACGTATAATTCGTTTAGAACCGTTAGCGGAAGGATTAAAACAAAACCTCCGGAAGAAGCTTTTATAGGGAACTGCTGTCCGTATTTCGCTGAGAGGGTGGGGAAAGATGGATTATTATCACATCGTCGAAGAGAAGATTAAGCAGGCTTTAAAAAACGGGGAGTTCGACGATTTGCCCGGAAAAGGTAAACCTCTCCCGAAAGACGAGTTTGCCCACCTTCCGGAAGAATTGCGTAACGGGTATCGTATTTTAAAGAATGCCCATATGCTTCCTGAAGAAATGATGCTGAAAAAAGAGATGGTCGACCTTGAGGAATTACTGTCGGCAATCAACGATCCATCCCTTATTTCCCACTACACAAAGGAATGGAAAGAGAAGAAGCTGCGCTTCGATATGATGATGGAGAAGAGAGACACCGGGAATACCGGAGTTTTCCGAAGGTATCAAAACAAAATACACCGCAAGTTCGGTTTTTAGCAAGGAGACGCAGGTATCTGTGTCTCCTCTTTGTATAAAGGGAAGGGTGCTACATATATAATAGAAGAAAAAGGGGGCTTTTCCTATGTGTGGAAGATACACGCTGCTGGCTGACGAGTCGGAGATCCGGAAAGAATTCGGAATTACTCGTCCGATTCCCGACTATCAGATAAGGTATAATATAGCACCCGGCCAGAAGGTGCTTGCGGTTATTCATGACGGTTCTGAAAAGCGGGCCGGATATATGAAATGGGGGCTCGTGCCTTCTTGGGCGAAGGATGAGAGAATCGGCTACAAGATGATCAATGCAAGGAGCGAAACAGCTCATGAGAAACCGAGTTTCCAGAAGCTGATCCAAGAGCGAAGGTGTCTCCTCCTTGCAGACAGCTTCTATGAGTGGAAACAGACGGAAGATGGGAAGCAGCCTATGCGCATTTCGAGGAAAGATGGACGCGTGTTTGCTTTTGCCGGTCTTTGGGATAAATGGGGAAAGGGGGATGGCGATCTTTTCACCTGTTCCATTTTGACGAAAGAAGCGGACGCTTTCATGAATCCAATTCATCATCGTATGCCTGTCATTCTTTCCAGAGAGACCAGCCAGAACTGGTTAGACCCTCATCGCTGGACGAAGGAACAGGCTCAGGCATTCATACAAAAGGTGGAAAGTGCAGATATGGAAGCCTACCCCGTCAGTGATTATGTGAATAAGGCAGGGAATGAAGGAGAAGCATGCATACAGCCGCTGGCATAAGCAAACCCTCCCGCATTTGCGGGAGGGTTCTAATTATCCTGCCTGTTTCGCTTCTTTTTCCTGCTGTCGTTCTTTCTTAGCAACTTTCAGGAATTTGTTCGTTTCTGAGACGACGACCCCGGAAAGAAGGAGAAGGCCGATTAAGTTAGGGAAAGCCATTAGACCGTTCATAATATCTGCAAAAATCCACACCGTGTCGAGCTGGGAGACTGCACCGACTAAAACAAACAGGACGAAGACGGATTTGTAGATACCTATTCCCCGCTGCCCTGTAATGTAGCCGAAGCACTTCTCCCCGTAGTAGGACCAACCGACGATGGTGGAGAAAGCGAAGAATACAAGGCCGATAGCGACAATGTAGGAGCCGACATCACCAAGGAAGATAGCGAAGGATGCAGAGGTCAGGTCTGCTCCATCTAATCCTCCTGTGTACTGATCAGCCATGACGATCGTCAAACCCGTCATGGTACATACAATGATGGTATCGATGAAAACTTGAGTCATAGAGACCAATGCCTGCCGTCCGGCATAATCGGTTCTGGCTGCAGCGGCAGCGATTGGTGCAGATCCAAGTCCTGCTTCGTTCGAGAACACACCACGCGCTACACCATAGCGGATGACGGTTCCCAGAATTCCTCCGCCGACGGCGCTGGCAGTGAAAGCGTCTGTCAGGATCGTTTCGAAAGCCGGGATGATCAAATTGTAATTGAGTACGAGTATGATCAATGCACCAATAACATAAAACAAAGCCATTACTGGAACGAAAAATGCGGTGACCTTACCGATGCTCTTAATTCCACCTAGAAGCACTAGTCCTGCCAAAAGAGTTAATATGATTCCCGTTACCCATGTCGGTACATTAAAGGTTCCCTGCATAACGTCTGATACGGAGTTGGACTGTACCATGTTTCCGATACCGAAAGCTGCAATCGCACCGAATACAGCAAAGAGCATGCCCAGTGGTTGTCCAAGCCACTTCATTTTCAGACCGCGGGAGAGATAATACATCGGTCCTCCTGACATTTCTCCGTTCTTTCCTTCAACGCGGTACTTAACGGCAAGGACAGCTTCGGCGTATTTCGTAGCCATTCCGAACACGGCTGTGATCCACATCCAGAATACGGCTCCGGGTCCTCCGAGTACGACAGCTGTCGCCACTCCTGCGATGTTACCTGTTCCGATCGTAGCAGCCAGAGCTGTAGTCAATGCCTGGTAATGAGAAATGTCCCCTTTCTCATTCTTCCTCTTCTTCTGTCCCGGTTTGAAGGCTAGCTTCAATGCATAAGGCAGGGACTTAAATTGCAGGAAACCGAGACGCAGGGTCAAATAAATGCCTGTACCTACCAACAGAATCAACAGGACAGGTCCCCATACGACTCCGCTGATATTGCTCAGAAAATCGTTCAAAATGGTCATCCCCCTTTTATATTTGTCTAAATGGACCATATTAAAATATTCCGAAAATTTAAACAGAATGTCAAGGACAATTCCGCGCGTTCCTGCAAAAATGTGGTTCGTTTCGACAGGATATGGGAAGATATTGAGAGGGGAATCCATGGTTTAGCAGGATTTCCGTCACCTTTCATAGAATGAAAAGAATGGGAAATACTACTATACGGAGGAACGGAAAATGATACATGTATTATTCGTTTGTTTAGGGAACATCTGTCGTTCACCGATGGCTGAAGCCGTCTTCAGGGATTTGGTCAAGAGAGAAAAACTGGAGGGGAAGATCACAGTCGATTCTGCCGGAATTGGTCATTGGCATGTCGGCTCGTCCCCTCATGAGGGAACAAGACAAATTTTGAGCAGTAAAAATATTTCTTATGACGGCATACAGGCGCGTCAAGTGAAAGAAGCGGACTGGGACGATTTCGATTATATAATCGCAATGGACGATAAGAATATGAAAGATTTAAACGCGATTCGAGTGAAAAACGACGTGACAATCAGGAAGTTGATGGATTATGTACCGGATGCAAAGGAAGAAGAGGTGCCGGATCCATACTTCACAGGTAATTTTGAATACGTTTATGAACTCGTGTACGATGGGTGCCTGCGTCTCCTGCAAGACATTAAGCAGAAAAATAACCTGTAAGGAGGAAATAGGATGAGTCGAAGTAATTTGTGGAAAGGCCTGGTGTACGGGGCTGTGGCTGGAGGGGTCATTGCTCTTCTGGATAAAGATACGAGGAGTTATACGATGGAGCAGACGCGTGATGCCGGAAGGAAATGTCGTTCTTATGTGAAGCACCCGTCGGAAGCCATCCACAATCTACGTATGTGTTATGAGGGGTTCTCTGCGCAAGTGAACAAAGGGGTGGAAGATCTCCTTGAATTAATTCAGAAAGCGGAGAGTATGCTTAATAAAGTAGGTGAACTCAACCGGGAAGTGAAGGAACAGCTGGAAGCTGTCGATAAACCGGAAGAGGCTTCTTAACTTCAAGAGGTGAGGGATTGTGAAAAGCATCATGAGTTTCATCAAAGAATTGTTTGTCCGTTTCGGCGAGGATGATGTAGGAGGGATGTCGGCACAGCTGGCCTATTTCTTTTTATTATCCTTGTTTCCGTTTATGATTTTCCTGGTGACTTTATTAGGGTATCTTCATATTGATGAAGAGAGGGTTCTTGCGTTTGTCAGCACGTATGCGCCTCCGGACACCTTTCAAATGATCACCGAGAATGTTTCCTCCTTGCTCCGTACCGAAAATGGAAGCCTTTTGTCCATTGGTTTGATCGGTACGCTGTGGGCGGCTTCCAACGGTGTGAATGCTATCATGAGAGCGTTCAACAGGGCTTACGGGGTCGAAGAGAACAGGACGTTCTTCATTTCGAGGGTCCTTGCTATTGTATTGACGATCGCTATGGTATTCGTCATAGCTATTGCGTTCCTGCTTCCGGTGCTTGGGCATATGATCGGAGCTCAGCTGTTCTCTTTCTTTGGATTGTCGGAAGGTTTTCTGACAGTTTGGAATGGTCTTCGATGGGTGATTTCCTCCATCATTTTTTTCCTGGTGCTTTCTTTCCTGTATCTTACAGCGCCCAGTAAGCGGTTGAAGTATAAAGATACAATCGGTGGGACGCTGTTTGCTACATTCGGATGGCAGCTTGTATCGCTATTATTTTCCTTTTATGTAAGTAATTTAGGTAATTTTTCGGCAACATATGGAAGTCTCGGTGGGGTCATCGTACTAATGATATGGTTTTATTTATCCGGTCTTGTGATTATTCTCGGCGGAGAAATTAATGCGATGACTCACAAGCGGAGACACAGCCGCACGGCTGAATAAGCTTGAACGTCAGGAGCAAGAAAACCGCTTTCCTCATGAAAGCGGTTTTCTTATGGTCATTTATCATTAGTTTCTTAAAAGTCTGAGGCCGTTCAAGATGACGAGAATGGTGCTTCCCTCGTGACCGATCACTCCAAGTGGAAGGTCAAGAAACTGCAGGAAATTGCTGATAATGAGCAGTGTGATGACCAGAATGGAGAAGATGACATTTTGTTTGATGATCCGATTCATACGTTTAGACAAATGGATGGATTGCGTAATCTTTCTCAAGTCATTTTTCATCAGGACGACGTCTGAGGTTTCCAATGCTACATCCGTTCCTTCTCCCATGGCGATACCTACATCAGCGGCCGCCAGAGCAGGAGCGTCATTAATTCCATCACCGACCATGGCCACATGCGGGAAACGTTTTTTGAGCTCATTGATTTCTTTGAGCTTCTGATCCGGCAGGCACTCCGCAATGTATTGATCTATTCCTGCTTCCTCTGCGATTGCTTTCGCTGTTTTTGAATTGTCCCCAGTGAGCATCAGGGTATATATGCCCTGATCTTTCAGCATTCGTACGGCTTTCTTGGATATTTCGCGTACCGTATCCTTCGCGGCGAAAAGGGCGACGATCTTCTGATTTTTTTTGAGGAAAATGACGGTCTTCCCGTCGGACTCGAAATCTACTTCATGTTGCGATTTGAAGGCTGCTGCTTCCTCTCTTCCTACAAATTCCGCTTTTCCTAATAACCAAGTGTCTCCATCATACGTACCTTCAAGTCCGTATCCACTGTGATTCTGCACGCTTTCAATGGGAACAGTGTTCACCTTGTGCTGTTCTGCATAATTCATGATTGACTCGGCAAGTGGATGATTGGAATGCTCCTCGAGAGAAGCAGCGACAGCTAAGCAGGTTTGTTTATCCTTTTCATTTTCCACAATGAATTCCGTAACGGATGGCTTTCCTTTTGTCAGTGTCCCCGTTTTGTCGAACGCTACTGCCCGAATATGTGCCAGGTGTTCAAGGTGGACACCTCCTTTATAAAGGATGCCGTTCCGTGCACCATGAGTGATGGCGGATAGAGTGGCGGGCATGATGGATGCCACTAAAGCACAAGGGGATGCAACGACAAGAAGAATCATCGCCCGGTAGATTGTCTCCATCCAGGTCCACCCAAAAAGAAAGTGGGGGAGGAAGAGCATCACGCTGACAGCAGCCAGGACGCCTTTGACATAGAGGCTTTCGAAACGTTCGATAAACAGTTGGGATGGTGGCCTTTCGCTCTGAGCATGCTGAACCATATGAAAGATCTTCTGAAAGAGAGTATCGTTCGCTTTTTTCGTTACATGGACGACGATGCTTGCCTCCATGTTCATGGTTCCTGCATATACTTCTCCATCCGTTTGTTTATAAATGGGAGCGGCCTCTCCTGTTATGGCACTTTCGTCAATCGAGGATGCTCCTCGGGTAATGACTCCATCTGCAGGAACACGTTCTCCTGGTTTTACAAGAATACGGTCACCGATGTGCAGTGTGGATACATCGGTCCATTCATAGCCTGTATTAGTGACCAGCAGTGCCTGTGTGGGCTGGAGGCTCATCAAGGAAGACAGCTCTTTCTGGCTTTTGTTCATCGTATAAGTCTCCAGGGCCCCGCTTAAAGAGAAAATAAAGATCAATATGGCTCCTTCCATCCAATAACCGATGGACGCGGAGCCGACGGCTGCCAGAATCATGAGGAGCTCGACATTTAATTCACGTTCTTTCAGCGTTTCTGTTATTCCTTCTTTCGCTTTTGCGTATCCTCCGATTAGAAAAGCCGCCAGATAGATTCCTATGTAAATAGGAGGATCCCAGTGCGACTCCCCGTACCAGGCGAATAGAACAAGCAGACCGCTGAGTATTGCTGCCGCCAGTTCGGAATGGTCTTTCCAATGTTTCCCCCGGTTAGAAGATAGCAGGGAATGCTTTAATGTTCCGGATAGATTCAATGCTTTCACACACCTTTCTTATATCGTTTGTTAGATTATAATTATTATAATTTAGTATATGTTATAATCATAGCATGGTGCTCAAAAAAGTCAATTCCAACATGGAAAGAAAAAATTCCGCCTGGTCAGTTGAAAATACAGGTGTCAAGTTGCTATATTATACAAGTGTGAAAAAAATCAGAAAGGTGGCACAGTCCATGCGTAAACGTGTCTTATTTATACTTATGCTTGTCATGTCATTCCTCCTTGCTGCTTGTGGATCAGAGGAAGAATCCGCAGATAAATGGAGCGAAATCACAGATAAAGGGGAAATTGTTGTAGGAACATCAGGAACGCTTTATCCTGCTTCTTATTATCCGGAAGGTTCTGATGAGCTGACAGGGTATGACGTGGAGGTAATGAAGGAAGTAGCAGACCGCCTCGGTCTGGAAGTGAAGTTCGAGGAATTCGGAGTAGACGGGCTTACGGCAGCCATTGAGAGCGGTCGTGTAGATGCTGTCATTAATGATATGGAAGTGACAAAGGAACGTCAGAAGAAATTTGACTTCAGTGAGCCGTATAAATATTCTTATTCCACTATGATTGTCCGTGAGTCGGATATGTCAGGCATTGAGACGCTTGATGATCTGGAAGGAAAAGTACATGGTGGTGGAGCCACGACAGTATTTGCTCAAATTGCAGAACACTTCGGCGCGGAAACGAAGACATATGGAAATGTTGCAAACGATGTATATCTTCGTGATGTGGAGAACGGTAACACAGACTTCATTATCAATGACTACTATCTGCAGTCTCTTGCACTTGAAGCGCTGCCGGACATCAAAGTCCAGCTGCATCCTGATTTGAAATTCTATCCCACCAATTCTGCCATCGTCCTTCCGAAAGATGCAGGAGATATGAAGGAAGAAGTAGATGCGGTTCTTCAGGAAATGCGGGAAGACGGCACTCTGACGGAGATTTCAGAGGAATTCTTCGGCGGGCAGGATGCTTCCAAGAAACCGGATGAAGATATTCAGGAAATCGAAGGATTGGATATTTAAGCTCTTATGTTCGGAATAGAAATCAATAACATCCAAACAGACAAGTTGTTCGATGTCGATCGTGCACTGGAAAACCTGCCTTTTCTTTTGGAAGGTGTGCCGTATACGCTTCTTCTTGCTGTTGCTGGTATGCTGATCGGACTCGTGTTGGGCTTTTTTCTAGCTCTTGCGAGAGGATCAGAGCGCAGGTGGTTACGCTGGC
This sequence is a window from Bacillus sp. SB49. Protein-coding genes within it:
- a CDS encoding ketopantoate reductase family protein, encoding MKIVVLGAGALGAYFGARWEEAGHEVVNLVRDGRADQIEKNGLKLHSTMGDYEVTNPQIARHPEEIEHPDVVFLAVKGYHLSGTLEWLKLLVEKGAKVYPVLNGMEHIHILQKELGEEAVIGGHAYIIATLDEMGHVVHTSKFHDLYFGPLHPSQQSICEELAIACNQANLNGTLSPHILKDMWKKYMFITAFSGITTAVNQPIGVVRSFPQTLQTAKHMLEEMKELANAHHADLTDDQVEDAFQRLRKLDGEMTSSMHQDRRKGLPLEVEHLHGGALRLGKEAGLSMPYIETIRAVIKPYEAYQA
- a CDS encoding DUF1428 family protein; the encoded protein is MYTVLCIFRVKKEKLDDFLKTAKKSGEMLQSHGSLEHTIYFSKELTGRQGSMGILNLIELEEDEELLLGQSIFESEESYHEVMKSIGFNDIIHYLNGHIKDIVEMNRVVTSSFTTEPTTQMK
- the mreBH gene encoding rod-share determining protein MreBH; translated protein: MLSNAEIGIDLGTANILIYSKSKGILLNEPSVVAYNTETKNVVAVGKEAKEMVGKTPRNIIPVRPLRDGVIADYDMTAQMLKELLKKVSKKSGISMRKPTVVICTPSGSTSVERRAIHNAVKSYGAKHVHLIEEPIAAAIGADLPVDEPIANVVVDVGGGTSEVAIISFGGVVSCKSIRTGGDVMDEEIIQYVRKAYNVLIGERTAEQVKMEIGYALIDHEEEVMEVRGRDMVTGLPKTIELKSTEIQGALKESLEQLLETIRATLEECPPELSGDIVDHGVILTGGGSLLNGMQEWLSNEISVPVHMAPSPLESVAIGTGRSIKMIQKLQKASK
- a CDS encoding YkgJ family cysteine cluster protein: MSFLKHEEIIKKCEKINQSYEVDPAFFDDIIDHLLDSEQDTETVILDGFQRLLKEVDAEIERMEEFAGMKPNCFMGCAFCCYFPIVVSKMEARMMFRSIEQFSEDRKQAIFQHWDRYYVRQEEKLNKAMKMDHEAPETKLAYKQLDLPCPMLDPETKLCMAYEVRPIPCRTYLNYSDPQVCAKNDMPKEPFSYEFLYTYYFGAVNELIQALYENGEDVFVDYPMDAWQYDYLPAWVQQYREGTWSEL
- a CDS encoding MOSC domain-containing protein yields the protein MNYKLLSLNVGRPEVYATDKGDLESAYRKKPVSDRVPLSFTNLAGDEQADKKNHGGRDKALCLYPAQHYRHWESHYGHTFSFPSFGKNLTVEGIQEAEARIGDIYQLGSAVVQVSEPRKPCYIIARTHGIDDFPARVIDSGFTGFYLRVLKEGEIAAGDMLALIEAHPEGVTVSDVNDVRYGHNESPALLERIIRLEPLAEGLKQNLRKKLL
- a CDS encoding J-domain-containing protein, with product MDYYHIVEEKIKQALKNGEFDDLPGKGKPLPKDEFAHLPEELRNGYRILKNAHMLPEEMMLKKEMVDLEELLSAINDPSLISHYTKEWKEKKLRFDMMMEKRDTGNTGVFRRYQNKIHRKFGF
- a CDS encoding SOS response-associated peptidase encodes the protein MCGRYTLLADESEIRKEFGITRPIPDYQIRYNIAPGQKVLAVIHDGSEKRAGYMKWGLVPSWAKDERIGYKMINARSETAHEKPSFQKLIQERRCLLLADSFYEWKQTEDGKQPMRISRKDGRVFAFAGLWDKWGKGDGDLFTCSILTKEADAFMNPIHHRMPVILSRETSQNWLDPHRWTKEQAQAFIQKVESADMEAYPVSDYVNKAGNEGEACIQPLA
- a CDS encoding alanine/glycine:cation symporter family protein; translated protein: MTILNDFLSNISGVVWGPVLLILLVGTGIYLTLRLGFLQFKSLPYALKLAFKPGQKKRKNEKGDISHYQALTTALAATIGTGNIAGVATAVVLGGPGAVFWMWITAVFGMATKYAEAVLAVKYRVEGKNGEMSGGPMYYLSRGLKMKWLGQPLGMLFAVFGAIAAFGIGNMVQSNSVSDVMQGTFNVPTWVTGIILTLLAGLVLLGGIKSIGKVTAFFVPVMALFYVIGALIILVLNYNLIIPAFETILTDAFTASAVGGGILGTVIRYGVARGVFSNEAGLGSAPIAAAAARTDYAGRQALVSMTQVFIDTIIVCTMTGLTIVMADQYTGGLDGADLTSASFAIFLGDVGSYIVAIGLVFFAFSTIVGWSYYGEKCFGYITGQRGIGIYKSVFVLFVLVGAVSQLDTVWIFADIMNGLMAFPNLIGLLLLSGVVVSETNKFLKVAKKERQQEKEAKQAG
- a CDS encoding low molecular weight protein-tyrosine-phosphatase, with translation MIHVLFVCLGNICRSPMAEAVFRDLVKREKLEGKITVDSAGIGHWHVGSSPHEGTRQILSSKNISYDGIQARQVKEADWDDFDYIIAMDDKNMKDLNAIRVKNDVTIRKLMDYVPDAKEEEVPDPYFTGNFEYVYELVYDGCLRLLQDIKQKNNL
- a CDS encoding YtxH domain-containing protein; this encodes MSRSNLWKGLVYGAVAGGVIALLDKDTRSYTMEQTRDAGRKCRSYVKHPSEAIHNLRMCYEGFSAQVNKGVEDLLELIQKAESMLNKVGELNREVKEQLEAVDKPEEAS
- a CDS encoding YihY/virulence factor BrkB family protein — protein: MKSIMSFIKELFVRFGEDDVGGMSAQLAYFFLLSLFPFMIFLVTLLGYLHIDEERVLAFVSTYAPPDTFQMITENVSSLLRTENGSLLSIGLIGTLWAASNGVNAIMRAFNRAYGVEENRTFFISRVLAIVLTIAMVFVIAIAFLLPVLGHMIGAQLFSFFGLSEGFLTVWNGLRWVISSIIFFLVLSFLYLTAPSKRLKYKDTIGGTLFATFGWQLVSLLFSFYVSNLGNFSATYGSLGGVIVLMIWFYLSGLVIILGGEINAMTHKRRHSRTAE
- a CDS encoding heavy metal translocating P-type ATPase is translated as MNLSGTLKHSLLSSNRGKHWKDHSELAAAILSGLLVLFAWYGESHWDPPIYIGIYLAAFLIGGYAKAKEGITETLKERELNVELLMILAAVGSASIGYWMEGAILIFIFSLSGALETYTMNKSQKELSSLMSLQPTQALLVTNTGYEWTDVSTLHIGDRILVKPGERVPADGVITRGASSIDESAITGEAAPIYKQTDGEVYAGTMNMEASIVVHVTKKANDTLFQKIFHMVQHAQSERPPSQLFIERFESLYVKGVLAAVSVMLFLPHFLFGWTWMETIYRAMILLVVASPCALVASIMPATLSAITHGARNGILYKGGVHLEHLAHIRAVAFDKTGTLTKGKPSVTEFIVENEKDKQTCLAVAASLEEHSNHPLAESIMNYAEQHKVNTVPIESVQNHSGYGLEGTYDGDTWLLGKAEFVGREEAAAFKSQHEVDFESDGKTVIFLKKNQKIVALFAAKDTVREISKKAVRMLKDQGIYTLMLTGDNSKTAKAIAEEAGIDQYIAECLPDQKLKEINELKKRFPHVAMVGDGINDAPALAAADVGIAMGEGTDVALETSDVVLMKNDLRKITQSIHLSKRMNRIIKQNVIFSILVITLLIISNFLQFLDLPLGVIGHEGSTILVILNGLRLLRN